One genomic region from Bacteroidota bacterium encodes:
- a CDS encoding sugar transferase, producing MPEEQSSEDPLAPIRLVRTDRMSDSIYIRAGKRSFDLLLSILLVLLLLPFLLLFTFAIAITSRGPVILCQQRIGLCGKPFGFLKFRSMRLTMKMMDIDQHAAGLARHGMLLKPDNDPRVTRVGRFLRKHSLDELPQLINIIKGEMSFVGPRPLLPFMVEPYPEENRARSTVLPGLTGFWQIYARSESNSLLQMIDYDRQYIESISLRTDLRVLMATLPNILSGKGAK from the coding sequence GTGCCTGAAGAACAGTCCTCAGAAGATCCCCTTGCGCCCATTCGCCTTGTGCGGACCGACCGCATGAGTGATTCGATCTACATTCGCGCCGGTAAACGATCATTCGATCTTTTGCTCTCTATCCTCCTCGTACTCCTTCTCTTGCCGTTTCTTCTACTATTCACCTTTGCGATCGCTATTACAAGTCGCGGACCGGTCATTCTTTGCCAGCAACGGATCGGATTGTGCGGCAAGCCGTTTGGATTTCTGAAGTTCAGATCAATGCGGCTCACGATGAAGATGATGGATATCGATCAACATGCCGCTGGACTTGCACGCCATGGGATGCTACTCAAACCGGATAACGATCCACGAGTCACCCGCGTCGGGCGATTTCTTCGCAAGCATTCGTTGGACGAGTTGCCTCAACTCATAAATATCATCAAAGGCGAAATGAGCTTCGTGGGGCCTCGTCCACTCCTGCCGTTCATGGTCGAGCCATATCCCGAAGAGAATCGTGCGAGATCTACCGTACTACCGGGACTCACTGGCTTCTGGCAGATTTATGCTCGTAGCGAAAGTAATTCGCTTCTACAAATGATCGACTACGATCGACAATATATCGAAAGCATATCACTCCGGACTGACCTGCGAGTGCTAATGGCCACGCTGCCAAACATCCTGTCTGGCAAGGGTGCAAAATAA